The DNA region CCTGTCTCATCCATGTGTCGTCTTAAGGTTTGGCAGGTTCATGTCCCACTGACTAACCATGGAAACACTGACTCACTACCGACCCTGTTCTCCATCTTTATTTCTCCTGTTCTTCTAGTGTGAATGTGACTAAGTCCATCTACAACAGAATTTCTGTGTACCTGTGCTGGATGTTGTTCTTCTGCTGCCTCTTCGTCACGTCTTTGGCTGAAATACTGGGTCTAATCTCACATTGTCCTCCAAACTTTTCTCCTCTTGTCTCTCTGTCGTCTGGAATGTGGTGAAACATGCAGCTCCATTGTGTGAACTGCGTCTGTGCTCAAACTCACTACTGCTTTCACTCTGCACAACAACTGTTATTTCTGCACGTTGTCTAATGTGTTTTCTCAGCAGTAACTGTTTGTACATTATGGATCTAAAGCTTAAGCTGTGACATAGAAACAGCCTCATTCTGTGAAAAGCCACATCACGAAGCGACgcagaggatgaagatgaggaaaaGAATGAAGTGAGGACGGTGACGCTGACATAGCGTGaaatattgtttaaaaaacatttttcatttttccttttgttgctCAGACAGAAATGCACACAGCTGCTGAGTTCAGCTGATGTCAGACCAAACCTGCTGGTGATGCAGCAGGTGATGCCCTGGTCAAAGGAAGAATCCCACAGCTGATCCCAGGTCAGAAGGCCTGACTCGTCCATCGTACTGTAACTGTTACTTCCTTCTCTAATTAGAGCAGATGGTGAGACACGAACAGACTGTGGCTCTAAAACCGCCTCATCCTCTCccagtctgaacagcagccacgctcctgctgaggagaagaggaaaccggcctctgtctctgtgggtgTGGTACCGTCCTCCATGATGAAGCCACCAGGTTCCCAGAGGAGGCGACAGTCTGAGCAGTATAAAAGCTCCCCAGCGCTGCTGAGCTGTGGTTCAGGTCTCTGGGAGCCGCCATGAAGCTGATCCTGGGTCTGAGTCTCGTCTGGACGCTGCTCAGCGCAGGTAGGTCATCAACACCTTATACACCTGTGCTCGTCAAACATCTACCACAACCAGAACAGGGAGGATTTCTCCCATCAGCGAAGGTGACGTAGTGATACAGCTGACACTGACTCAGCTTTTGAATATTTGTCAGGATGAACATTTAcgcttttatatttcatttcaaCGTTCCCACTGCAGATTCACCAGGAAATGCTGTCCCCAGTTAACTGTTGTCCAGATTCAAAATCCATGTCACAGCACAAGACAATGCAAAGTCCAGTCCATTGGTCGGTGAGCCGCGACTGTGTGACGTTGTCATGATCTCAGTCTCTCCCAATCTCAGCTGCAGCGCTTCAGTGTCtgacctgcacagacacacagtgttcCAACACCACTCCGCAGACGTGCTCCTCGGAGGCGGCCTGTGTGACGGCTGCTATTCAAGGTAGGCTTCAGCGACCGCGCCCTCGCCTTTCACCACACAATGCATTAACGCCGCCGTGGCTCCTCAGCGTCCACACCTGCGACCACAGTCCAGCAGCTGTGGAAGACGTGTGCACAGGCGTCCGTGTGCGCGGCCAACGGCTCCACCGCGTTCTCCCTCAGCACCACCGGTCTGAAGGCCACGGCAGCCAGTCAGTGCTGCAGCACCGACAACTGCAACGCCGCCGCCCCGAGCCGTGAGTGCTCCTCTGGCACCGTGCTCTCACACCCTCACCCTTCACTCAATTCATGGCGTCTGTCCTCGTTCAGTCCCTGGAGCTCAGGCACCAAACAGCTTTCAGTGCTTCTCCTGTGACTTCACCGACGGCAACTGCTCCACAAGAATCCAATGCAGAGGAATAGAGAACAACTGCTTCAGAGCCAGTGGTGAGAGACGCAGGGTGGTTTCACAGACATCATCTCTAAAGTTTACTAGTCGTTCAGAAACATTGAATTATTGTTCTTGCTCTTCTTCAGTTCAAAGCTATGTGACTGTAATTTAAAATGATGATCATAGAGGAGTCAAACCTGCTTCATCCTGAGCTGAACATCAGTAACAGTGATGGACTTAGAgcaaagaaatggaaaaaaactgaTCATTCACAAAGA from Betta splendens chromosome 4, fBetSpl5.4, whole genome shotgun sequence includes:
- the LOC114854816 gene encoding urokinase plasminogen activator surface receptor-like; protein product: MKLILGLSLVWTLLSAAAALQCLTCTDTQCSNTTPQTCSSEAACVTAAIQASTPATTVQQLWKTCAQASVCAANGSTAFSLSTTGLKATAASQCCSTDNCNAAAPSLPGAQAPNSFQCFSCDFTDGNCSTRIQCRGIENNCFRASVTIGASTSLTLGCVSSTLCAAASSFTLPVVQTVSNITCCGTSLCNSAPAAATASACLLLGLLALSRC